In Propionicimonas paludicola, a single window of DNA contains:
- a CDS encoding alkene reductase, with protein sequence MVHQPALWQPFSLGRLELKHRLALAPMTRSRANADGTPGAGAALYYRQRASLGLLITEGTQPSDDGQGYLTTPGIYTPAQIDGWREVADAVHAEGGALFIQLMHVGRISHPDNTPHHRQAVAPSAIAPGTKIFTPNGERDVPMPRELSVEEIGQTVADFRHAAASAIAAGADGVEIHAANGYLLTQFLSPNANQRTDSYGGSVENRARFVIEVAAAIAEEIGADRTGIRISPGLTAGGIDEGSREDVHAQYEYLVAELAKLGLAYLHVHHGGDDELLRKLRGLWPTALLVVRLGRTREHLGDDIEAGLADVVPLGRWALANPDVVERLRLDAPFNEPDPASFYSGGAHGYTDYPTLAEQQPGSN encoded by the coding sequence GTGGTTCACCAGCCCGCTTTGTGGCAACCATTCTCCTTGGGCAGGCTCGAGCTGAAGCATCGGCTCGCGCTGGCCCCGATGACCCGCAGCCGGGCCAATGCGGACGGCACTCCCGGTGCCGGGGCAGCGCTGTACTACCGGCAGCGGGCCTCGCTCGGACTGCTGATCACCGAGGGCACCCAGCCGTCCGATGACGGGCAGGGCTACCTGACCACGCCGGGCATCTACACCCCGGCCCAGATCGACGGCTGGCGCGAGGTCGCCGATGCCGTCCACGCCGAGGGCGGCGCGCTGTTCATCCAACTCATGCACGTCGGACGGATCTCGCACCCGGACAACACCCCGCACCACCGCCAGGCCGTGGCGCCGTCGGCGATCGCGCCCGGGACCAAGATCTTCACCCCCAACGGCGAGCGGGACGTCCCGATGCCGCGCGAGCTGAGCGTCGAGGAGATCGGCCAGACCGTTGCCGACTTCCGGCATGCCGCGGCCAGCGCCATCGCTGCCGGGGCGGACGGAGTGGAGATCCACGCCGCCAACGGCTACCTGCTGACCCAGTTCCTTTCGCCCAACGCCAACCAGCGCACCGACTCCTACGGCGGCAGCGTGGAGAACCGGGCTCGGTTCGTGATCGAGGTGGCCGCGGCGATCGCCGAGGAGATCGGCGCCGACCGGACCGGGATCCGGATCTCGCCCGGGCTGACGGCCGGCGGGATCGACGAGGGGTCGCGCGAGGACGTCCACGCCCAGTACGAGTACCTGGTGGCCGAGCTGGCGAAGCTGGGGCTGGCCTACCTGCACGTCCATCACGGTGGCGACGACGAGCTGCTGCGAAAGCTGCGTGGGCTGTGGCCGACCGCATTGCTGGTGGTCCGGCTGGGCCGCACCCGCGAGCACCTCGGCGACGATATCGAGGCCGGCCTGGCCGATGTCGTGCCGCTGGGCCGTTGGGCGCTGGCGAACCCGGACGTGGTGGAGCGGCTGCGCCTCGACGCCCCGTTCAACGAACCCGACCCGGCCAGCTTCTACTCCGGTGGCGCGCACGGCTACACCGACTACCCGACCCTGGCCGAGCAGCAGCCCGGCAGTAACTGA
- a CDS encoding ketose-bisphosphate aldolase — MALITLREALDHARRGGFGIGAFNVTDAGQTEAVLAAARETQSPVIVQTIAGASAFLSDEVYWDVLHTIIGHYPDVPVVLHLDHGPTVETCKRAIRAGFSSVMIDGSIDHATKKVNSFDENVAVTKEVVDFAHARGVSVEGELGTIGGSEDGSVHAQIVLADPDQAAEFVERTGVDALAVAIGTSHGAYKFSAPPDSSVLHMDLITEIAGRIPNTHLVMHGSSSLPADLRRVINEHGGALPESWGVPEDEKARSTKLGVTKINQGMDSHMAFAAALRTSLTEDRVTVDPAPAIYAGGRAMQQMIAGRMAVFGQAGQAAGWTPSEFVPAREV; from the coding sequence ATGGCCCTCATCACACTCCGCGAGGCGCTCGACCATGCGCGCCGTGGCGGCTTCGGCATCGGGGCGTTCAACGTCACCGACGCCGGCCAGACCGAGGCAGTGCTGGCCGCCGCCCGCGAGACGCAGTCGCCGGTCATCGTCCAGACCATCGCCGGAGCGTCCGCCTTCCTCAGCGACGAGGTGTACTGGGACGTCCTGCACACGATCATCGGTCACTATCCCGACGTCCCGGTGGTCCTGCATCTGGACCACGGCCCCACGGTCGAGACCTGCAAGCGGGCCATCCGGGCCGGCTTCTCGTCGGTGATGATCGACGGCAGCATCGACCACGCCACCAAGAAGGTGAACTCCTTCGACGAGAACGTCGCCGTGACCAAGGAGGTCGTCGACTTCGCCCACGCCCGCGGCGTCTCGGTGGAGGGCGAGCTGGGCACCATCGGCGGCTCGGAGGACGGCAGCGTCCACGCCCAGATCGTGCTGGCCGACCCCGACCAGGCCGCCGAGTTCGTCGAGCGCACCGGAGTGGACGCGCTCGCCGTGGCGATCGGCACCTCGCACGGCGCCTACAAGTTCTCCGCGCCGCCGGACTCTTCGGTGCTGCACATGGACCTGATCACCGAGATCGCCGGACGCATCCCGAACACCCATCTGGTCATGCACGGCTCGTCGTCGCTGCCGGCCGACCTGCGTCGGGTGATCAACGAGCACGGTGGCGCGCTGCCGGAGTCTTGGGGCGTCCCCGAGGACGAGAAGGCCCGCTCCACCAAGCTGGGCGTCACCAAGATCAACCAGGGCATGGACTCACACATGGCCTTCGCCGCCGCGCTGCGCACCTCGCTGACCGAGGATCGGGTGACTGTGGATCCGGCACCGGCCATCTATGCCGGTGGCCGGGCCATGCAGCAGATGATCGCCGGCCGGATGGCCGTCTTCGGGCAAGCCGGACAGGCCGCCGGCTGGACTCCCTCAGAGTTCGTCCCCGCCAGGGAGGTCTAG
- a CDS encoding FGGY family carbohydrate kinase — translation MSDVVVGLDFGSSRIKAAAYGRDGALLRSSAVETPLRPGQATTGDGFPVLACLDAAADALARLALPAGTIRALGLSSMGEVGTVLSGGALAGWDFPSWYGRVGAEIEESLVAGFGRKRLAAATGNHTVLVSTVAKLGGMLSGRGRVSGTFLGLCGAFAWQLTGQVWQEAGLATTSGVFDPVGGEYLTELWEYVGLADVELPPVREPGFSAPARTGLARRLGLSADARVVIAGHDHPVGTVGAGVQPGERADSLGTGQAILARVEPHRLEPVREALLADPGLSLEVWPDGGGVLAVWGPLRPGLAMRTFLSATASTREQLDEQAPPPGQSDVLDPEIAVAMEQGDASAVTGSAVQWASLIDYYVLRAVAARRWLGDLTGADGTTVLTGGGLRSVRWRHAHALLSDAPLAVSTVSETGTRGAAGIAGSVVDWWGSAAQMPGATRIEVPAGDLAQMDRAARALFGAG, via the coding sequence GTGAGTGATGTGGTCGTCGGGCTCGATTTCGGGAGCTCGCGGATCAAGGCCGCCGCCTACGGCCGCGACGGGGCCCTGCTGCGGTCCAGCGCGGTCGAGACGCCGCTGCGCCCCGGCCAGGCCACTACCGGTGACGGGTTTCCGGTCCTCGCCTGCCTGGACGCTGCAGCGGACGCCCTGGCTCGGCTGGCGCTGCCGGCCGGGACGATCCGCGCACTCGGTCTCAGCTCGATGGGAGAGGTCGGCACCGTCCTGTCCGGCGGCGCTCTGGCCGGCTGGGACTTCCCGTCCTGGTACGGCCGGGTCGGCGCCGAGATCGAAGAGTCGCTGGTGGCTGGTTTCGGACGAAAGCGGCTGGCCGCGGCCACCGGCAACCACACAGTGCTGGTCTCGACCGTGGCCAAGCTGGGTGGGATGTTGTCGGGTCGGGGCCGGGTGAGCGGCACCTTCCTGGGCTTGTGCGGCGCCTTCGCCTGGCAGCTCACCGGGCAGGTCTGGCAGGAGGCCGGCCTGGCCACCACCAGCGGCGTCTTCGACCCGGTCGGCGGCGAGTACCTGACCGAGTTGTGGGAGTACGTCGGGCTGGCCGACGTGGAGCTCCCGCCGGTGCGCGAGCCCGGCTTCTCGGCCCCGGCCCGCACGGGGCTGGCCCGACGACTCGGCTTGTCGGCCGACGCCCGGGTGGTGATCGCCGGGCATGATCATCCGGTGGGGACGGTCGGCGCCGGCGTCCAGCCCGGCGAACGTGCCGACTCCCTCGGCACCGGACAAGCCATCTTGGCCCGAGTGGAGCCGCACCGGCTGGAGCCGGTGCGGGAAGCCCTGCTCGCCGACCCGGGGCTCTCCCTCGAAGTCTGGCCGGACGGGGGCGGCGTGCTGGCCGTCTGGGGCCCGTTGCGTCCGGGCTTGGCGATGCGCACCTTCCTTTCGGCCACGGCGAGCACCCGTGAGCAGCTGGACGAGCAGGCCCCACCGCCGGGCCAGTCCGACGTCCTCGATCCGGAGATTGCCGTGGCGATGGAGCAGGGTGACGCCTCCGCGGTGACCGGCTCGGCCGTCCAGTGGGCGTCCCTGATCGACTACTACGTGCTGCGCGCGGTCGCCGCCCGGCGGTGGCTGGGCGACCTCACCGGCGCGGACGGGACGACCGTGCTCACCGGGGGCGGGCTGCGCTCGGTCCGCTGGCGGCATGCGCATGCGCTGCTCAGCGATGCTCCGCTGGCCGTCTCCACAGTCAGCGAGACCGGTACCCGTGGGGCCGCCGGGATCGCCGGCAGCGTTGTGGACTGGTGGGGATCGGCGGCGCAGATGCCCGGGGCCACCCGGATCGAGGTGCCCGCCGGCGACCTGGCGCAGATGGATCGCGCGGCCCGCGCACTGTTCGGCGCGGGCTGA